A genomic window from Camelus ferus isolate YT-003-E chromosome X, BCGSAC_Cfer_1.0, whole genome shotgun sequence includes:
- the TLR7 gene encoding toll-like receptor 7 isoform X3, translating to MLGALGSISGCFRGLSCSALFNQTSLLHSGRRLIMVFPLWTLKRQLLILFNVILISEFPGAIWFPKTLPCDVTLDALNAHVIVDCTDKHLTEIPGDIPTNATNLTLTINHIADISPASFHRLDHLVEIDFRCNCIPVRLGPKDNVCTKRLQIKPSSFSRLSYLRALYLDGNQLLEIPRDLPPSLQLLSLEANSIFSITKENLTELANLEILYLGQNCYYRNPCNVSFFIEKDAFLNLRNLKLLSLKDNNISAVPTILPSTLTELDLYNNIIAEIQKDDFNNLSQLQVLDLSGNCPRCYNVPFPCTPCENNSPLRIDLNAFDALTELQILRLHSNSLQYVPERWFKNINKLKELDLSQNFLAKEIGDAKFLHLLHNLVQLDLSFNYELQVYHTFMNLSDAFSSLKNLKVLRIKGYVFKELKSLNLSPLLNLPNLEVLDLGTNFIKIADLSIFKEFKTLKFIDLSVNKISPSGDSSEGGFCSNVRTSVEGHGPQVLEALHYFRYDENARSCRSKNKEAPSFLPLNEDCYRYGQTLDLSRNNIFFIKSSDFQDLSFLKCLNLSGNSISQTLNGSEFQPLVELKYLDFSNNRLDLLYSTAFEELQNLEVLDISSNSHYFQSEGITHMLDFTKNLKVLRKLMMNYNDIATSTSKTMESESLRILEFRGNHLDVLWRDGDNRYLKFFKNLLNLEELDISENSLSFLPGGVFDGMPPNLKTLSLAKNGLKSFKWDRLQYLTNLETLDLSYNQLKTVPERLSNCSSSLKKLILKNNQIRHLTKYFLQDAFQLRHLDLSSNKIQVIQKTSFPENVLNHLNILFLHHNRFLCNCDAVWFVWWVNHTEVTIPYLATDVTCVGPGAHKGQSVVSLDLYTCELDLTNFILFSFSLSAILFLMVVTIANHLYFWDVWYSYHFWKAKIKGYQRLASPTSCYDAFIVYDTKDRAVTEWVLDELVAKLEDPREKYFNLCLEERDWLPGQPVLENLSQSIQLSKKTVFVMTDKYAKTENFKVAFYLSHQRLMDEKEDVIILIFLEKPLQKSKFLQLRKRLCGSSVLEWPSNPQAHPYFWQCLKNALATDNHVTYSQVFKETA from the coding sequence GTGTTCCCACTGTGGACGTTGAAGAGACAACTTCTTATCCTTTTTAACGTGATTCTAATTTCTGAATTCCCTGGGGCTATATGGTTTCCTAAAACTCTGCCCTGTGATGTCACTCTGGATGCTCTGAATGCCCATGTGATCGTGGACTGCACAGACAAACATTTGACAGAAATTCCTGGAGATATTCCCACCAACGCCACCAACCTCACCCTCACCATTAACCACATAGCAGAcatctctccagcctccttccaCCGGCTGGACCATCTGGTAGAGATCGATTTCAGATGCAACTGTATACCTGTTCGGCTGGGCCCAAAAGACAACGTGTGCACCAAAAGGCTGCAGATTAAGCCCAGCAGCTTTAGTAGACTTTCTTATTTAAGAGCTCTTTACCTAGATGGAAATCAGCTTCTAGAAATACCTCGAGATCTTCCTCCCAGCTTACAACTGCTGAGCCTTGAGGCCAACAGCATCTTTTCGATCACAAAAGAGAATCTAACAGAACTGGCCAACTTAGAAATACTCTACCTGGGCCAAAACTGTTATTATCGCAATCCTtgcaatgtttcattttttattgaaaaagatGCTTTCTTaaatctgagaaatttaaaattgcTCTCCCTAAAAGATAACAATATCTCAGCCGTCCCCACTATTTTGCCGTCTACGTTAACAGAGCTCGATCTTTATAACAACATCATTGCAGAAATCCAAAAAGATGATTTTAATAACCTCAGTCAACTGCAAGTTCTTGACCTAAGTGGAAATTGCCCTCGGTGTTATAATGTCCCTTTTCCTTGTACACCCTGTGAAAATAATTCTCCCCTACGGATCGATCTGAATGCTTTTGATGCATTGACGGAGTTACAGATCTTACGTTTACACAGTAACTCTCTTCAGTATGTGCCCGAAAGATGgtttaaaaacattaacaaacTTAAGGAACTAGATCTTTCCCAAAACTTCTTGGCCAAAGAAATTGGGGATGCCAAATTTTTACATCTTCTTCACAACCTTGTCCAGTTGGATCTGTCTTTCAATTATGAACTTCAGGTCTATCATACATTTATGAATCTGTCGGATGCATTTTCTTCGCTGAAAAACTTGAAAGTTTTGCGGATCAAAGGATATGTCTTTAAGGAGCTGAAAAGTTTGAACCTCTCCCCGTTACTTAATCTTCCCAACCTTGAAGTTCTTGATCTTGGCACTAACTTTATAAAAATTGCTGACCTCagcatatttaaagaatttaaaacccTGAAATTCATAGATCTTTCAGTGAATAAAATATCACCGTCAGGAGATTCAAGCGAAGGTGGCTTCTGCTCTAACGTGAGAACTTCTGTAGAAGGTCATGGGCCCCAGGTCCTTGAAGCACTGCATTATTTCAGATACGATGAGAATGCAAGGAGCTGCAGGTCCAAAAACAAAGAGGCTCCTTCCTTCTTGCCTCTTAATGAAGATTGCTACAGGTATGGGCAGACATTGGACCTAagtagaaataatatattttttatcaaGTCCTCTGACTTTCAGGATCTTTCTTTCCTCAAATGCCTGAACTTATCAGGAAATAGCATTAGCCAAACTCTTAATGGCAGTGAATTTCAGCCTTTAGTGGAGTTGAAGTATTTGGACTTCTCTAACAACCGTCTTGATTTACTCTACTCAACAGCATTTGAAGAGCTACAGAACCTGGAAGTTCTAGATATAAGTAGTAACAGCCATTATTTTCAATCAGAAGGAATTACTCACATGCTAGACTTTACCAAGAATCTAAAGGTTCTAAGGAAACTGATGATGAACTATAATGACATCGCTACCTCCACCAGCAAGACCATGGAGAGCGAATCTCTTAGAATCCTGGAATTCAGAGGAAATCATTTGGATGTTTTATGGAGAGATGGTGAtaacagatatttaaaattctttaagaatCTGCTAAACTTAGAGGAATTAGACATCTCTGAAAATTCCTTGAGTTTCTTACCTGGTGGAGTTTTTGATGGTATGCCTCCAAATCTAAAGACTCTCTCCTTGGCCAAAAATGGGCTCAAGTCTTTCAAATGGGACAGACTCCAGTATCTGACAAATCTTGAAACATTGGACCTCAGCTACAACCAGCTGAAGACTGTCCCTGAGAGATTATCCAACTGTTCCAGCAGCCTCAAGAAACTCATCCTTAAGAATAATCAAATCAGGCACctgacaaaatattttctacaagaTGCTTTTCAGTTGCGACATCTGGACCTCAGCTCAAATAAAATCCAGGTTATCCAAAAGACTAGTTTTCCAGAAAACGTCCTCAACCATCTGAACATTTTGTTTTTGCATCATAATCGGTTTCTGTGCAACTGTGATGCCGTGTGGTTTGTCTGGTGGGTTAATCATACGGAGGTAACGATTCCTTACTTGGCCACAGATGTGACTTGTGTGGGACCAGGAGCACACAAGGGTCAGAGTGTAGTCTCTCTGGATCTATATACCTGTGAGTTAGATCTGACTAACTTcattctgttctcattttccttatcaGCGATTCTCTTTCTGATGGTGGTTACAATAGCAAACCATCTGTATTTCTGGGATGTGTGGTATAGTTACCATTTCTGGAAGGCCAAAATAAAGGGGTATCAACGCCTGGCATCACCAACTTCTTGCTATGATGCTTTTATTGTGTATGACACTAAAGACCGAGCAGTGACAGAGTGGGTTTTGGATGAACTGGTGGCCAAATTGGAAGACCcaagagagaaatattttaatttatgtctCGAGGAAAGGGACTGGTTACCAGGGCAGCCAGTTCTGGAAAACCTTTCCCAGAGCATACAGCTTAGCAAAAAGACGGTGTTTGTAATGACAGACAAGTACGCAAAGACTGAGAATTTTAAGGTAGCATTTTATTTGTCCCATCAGAGGCTCATGGATGAAAAAGAGGATGTAATTATCCTGATATTCCTTGAGAAGCCACTTCAGAAGTCCAAGTTTTTGCAGCTCCGGAAGAGGCTCTGTGGGAGTTCTGTCCTTGAGTGGCCATCAAACCCACAGGCTCACCCGTACTTCTGGCAGTGTCTGAAAAATGCTCTGGCCACAGACAATCACGTGACCTATAGCCAGGTGTTCAAAGAGACAGCCTAG
- the TLR7 gene encoding toll-like receptor 7 isoform X1 — translation MLLPQPPTLSLFLGTPGLPAWSLCDGRFLQHISSLRKTPDLEPLHATKKVGALGSISGCFRGLSCSALFNQTSLLHSGRRLIMVFPLWTLKRQLLILFNVILISEFPGAIWFPKTLPCDVTLDALNAHVIVDCTDKHLTEIPGDIPTNATNLTLTINHIADISPASFHRLDHLVEIDFRCNCIPVRLGPKDNVCTKRLQIKPSSFSRLSYLRALYLDGNQLLEIPRDLPPSLQLLSLEANSIFSITKENLTELANLEILYLGQNCYYRNPCNVSFFIEKDAFLNLRNLKLLSLKDNNISAVPTILPSTLTELDLYNNIIAEIQKDDFNNLSQLQVLDLSGNCPRCYNVPFPCTPCENNSPLRIDLNAFDALTELQILRLHSNSLQYVPERWFKNINKLKELDLSQNFLAKEIGDAKFLHLLHNLVQLDLSFNYELQVYHTFMNLSDAFSSLKNLKVLRIKGYVFKELKSLNLSPLLNLPNLEVLDLGTNFIKIADLSIFKEFKTLKFIDLSVNKISPSGDSSEGGFCSNVRTSVEGHGPQVLEALHYFRYDENARSCRSKNKEAPSFLPLNEDCYRYGQTLDLSRNNIFFIKSSDFQDLSFLKCLNLSGNSISQTLNGSEFQPLVELKYLDFSNNRLDLLYSTAFEELQNLEVLDISSNSHYFQSEGITHMLDFTKNLKVLRKLMMNYNDIATSTSKTMESESLRILEFRGNHLDVLWRDGDNRYLKFFKNLLNLEELDISENSLSFLPGGVFDGMPPNLKTLSLAKNGLKSFKWDRLQYLTNLETLDLSYNQLKTVPERLSNCSSSLKKLILKNNQIRHLTKYFLQDAFQLRHLDLSSNKIQVIQKTSFPENVLNHLNILFLHHNRFLCNCDAVWFVWWVNHTEVTIPYLATDVTCVGPGAHKGQSVVSLDLYTCELDLTNFILFSFSLSAILFLMVVTIANHLYFWDVWYSYHFWKAKIKGYQRLASPTSCYDAFIVYDTKDRAVTEWVLDELVAKLEDPREKYFNLCLEERDWLPGQPVLENLSQSIQLSKKTVFVMTDKYAKTENFKVAFYLSHQRLMDEKEDVIILIFLEKPLQKSKFLQLRKRLCGSSVLEWPSNPQAHPYFWQCLKNALATDNHVTYSQVFKETA, via the coding sequence GTGTTCCCACTGTGGACGTTGAAGAGACAACTTCTTATCCTTTTTAACGTGATTCTAATTTCTGAATTCCCTGGGGCTATATGGTTTCCTAAAACTCTGCCCTGTGATGTCACTCTGGATGCTCTGAATGCCCATGTGATCGTGGACTGCACAGACAAACATTTGACAGAAATTCCTGGAGATATTCCCACCAACGCCACCAACCTCACCCTCACCATTAACCACATAGCAGAcatctctccagcctccttccaCCGGCTGGACCATCTGGTAGAGATCGATTTCAGATGCAACTGTATACCTGTTCGGCTGGGCCCAAAAGACAACGTGTGCACCAAAAGGCTGCAGATTAAGCCCAGCAGCTTTAGTAGACTTTCTTATTTAAGAGCTCTTTACCTAGATGGAAATCAGCTTCTAGAAATACCTCGAGATCTTCCTCCCAGCTTACAACTGCTGAGCCTTGAGGCCAACAGCATCTTTTCGATCACAAAAGAGAATCTAACAGAACTGGCCAACTTAGAAATACTCTACCTGGGCCAAAACTGTTATTATCGCAATCCTtgcaatgtttcattttttattgaaaaagatGCTTTCTTaaatctgagaaatttaaaattgcTCTCCCTAAAAGATAACAATATCTCAGCCGTCCCCACTATTTTGCCGTCTACGTTAACAGAGCTCGATCTTTATAACAACATCATTGCAGAAATCCAAAAAGATGATTTTAATAACCTCAGTCAACTGCAAGTTCTTGACCTAAGTGGAAATTGCCCTCGGTGTTATAATGTCCCTTTTCCTTGTACACCCTGTGAAAATAATTCTCCCCTACGGATCGATCTGAATGCTTTTGATGCATTGACGGAGTTACAGATCTTACGTTTACACAGTAACTCTCTTCAGTATGTGCCCGAAAGATGgtttaaaaacattaacaaacTTAAGGAACTAGATCTTTCCCAAAACTTCTTGGCCAAAGAAATTGGGGATGCCAAATTTTTACATCTTCTTCACAACCTTGTCCAGTTGGATCTGTCTTTCAATTATGAACTTCAGGTCTATCATACATTTATGAATCTGTCGGATGCATTTTCTTCGCTGAAAAACTTGAAAGTTTTGCGGATCAAAGGATATGTCTTTAAGGAGCTGAAAAGTTTGAACCTCTCCCCGTTACTTAATCTTCCCAACCTTGAAGTTCTTGATCTTGGCACTAACTTTATAAAAATTGCTGACCTCagcatatttaaagaatttaaaacccTGAAATTCATAGATCTTTCAGTGAATAAAATATCACCGTCAGGAGATTCAAGCGAAGGTGGCTTCTGCTCTAACGTGAGAACTTCTGTAGAAGGTCATGGGCCCCAGGTCCTTGAAGCACTGCATTATTTCAGATACGATGAGAATGCAAGGAGCTGCAGGTCCAAAAACAAAGAGGCTCCTTCCTTCTTGCCTCTTAATGAAGATTGCTACAGGTATGGGCAGACATTGGACCTAagtagaaataatatattttttatcaaGTCCTCTGACTTTCAGGATCTTTCTTTCCTCAAATGCCTGAACTTATCAGGAAATAGCATTAGCCAAACTCTTAATGGCAGTGAATTTCAGCCTTTAGTGGAGTTGAAGTATTTGGACTTCTCTAACAACCGTCTTGATTTACTCTACTCAACAGCATTTGAAGAGCTACAGAACCTGGAAGTTCTAGATATAAGTAGTAACAGCCATTATTTTCAATCAGAAGGAATTACTCACATGCTAGACTTTACCAAGAATCTAAAGGTTCTAAGGAAACTGATGATGAACTATAATGACATCGCTACCTCCACCAGCAAGACCATGGAGAGCGAATCTCTTAGAATCCTGGAATTCAGAGGAAATCATTTGGATGTTTTATGGAGAGATGGTGAtaacagatatttaaaattctttaagaatCTGCTAAACTTAGAGGAATTAGACATCTCTGAAAATTCCTTGAGTTTCTTACCTGGTGGAGTTTTTGATGGTATGCCTCCAAATCTAAAGACTCTCTCCTTGGCCAAAAATGGGCTCAAGTCTTTCAAATGGGACAGACTCCAGTATCTGACAAATCTTGAAACATTGGACCTCAGCTACAACCAGCTGAAGACTGTCCCTGAGAGATTATCCAACTGTTCCAGCAGCCTCAAGAAACTCATCCTTAAGAATAATCAAATCAGGCACctgacaaaatattttctacaagaTGCTTTTCAGTTGCGACATCTGGACCTCAGCTCAAATAAAATCCAGGTTATCCAAAAGACTAGTTTTCCAGAAAACGTCCTCAACCATCTGAACATTTTGTTTTTGCATCATAATCGGTTTCTGTGCAACTGTGATGCCGTGTGGTTTGTCTGGTGGGTTAATCATACGGAGGTAACGATTCCTTACTTGGCCACAGATGTGACTTGTGTGGGACCAGGAGCACACAAGGGTCAGAGTGTAGTCTCTCTGGATCTATATACCTGTGAGTTAGATCTGACTAACTTcattctgttctcattttccttatcaGCGATTCTCTTTCTGATGGTGGTTACAATAGCAAACCATCTGTATTTCTGGGATGTGTGGTATAGTTACCATTTCTGGAAGGCCAAAATAAAGGGGTATCAACGCCTGGCATCACCAACTTCTTGCTATGATGCTTTTATTGTGTATGACACTAAAGACCGAGCAGTGACAGAGTGGGTTTTGGATGAACTGGTGGCCAAATTGGAAGACCcaagagagaaatattttaatttatgtctCGAGGAAAGGGACTGGTTACCAGGGCAGCCAGTTCTGGAAAACCTTTCCCAGAGCATACAGCTTAGCAAAAAGACGGTGTTTGTAATGACAGACAAGTACGCAAAGACTGAGAATTTTAAGGTAGCATTTTATTTGTCCCATCAGAGGCTCATGGATGAAAAAGAGGATGTAATTATCCTGATATTCCTTGAGAAGCCACTTCAGAAGTCCAAGTTTTTGCAGCTCCGGAAGAGGCTCTGTGGGAGTTCTGTCCTTGAGTGGCCATCAAACCCACAGGCTCACCCGTACTTCTGGCAGTGTCTGAAAAATGCTCTGGCCACAGACAATCACGTGACCTATAGCCAGGTGTTCAAAGAGACAGCCTAG
- the TLR7 gene encoding toll-like receptor 7 isoform X2: MLLPQPPTLSLFLGTPGLPAWSLCDVGALGSISGCFRGLSCSALFNQTSLLHSGRRLIMVFPLWTLKRQLLILFNVILISEFPGAIWFPKTLPCDVTLDALNAHVIVDCTDKHLTEIPGDIPTNATNLTLTINHIADISPASFHRLDHLVEIDFRCNCIPVRLGPKDNVCTKRLQIKPSSFSRLSYLRALYLDGNQLLEIPRDLPPSLQLLSLEANSIFSITKENLTELANLEILYLGQNCYYRNPCNVSFFIEKDAFLNLRNLKLLSLKDNNISAVPTILPSTLTELDLYNNIIAEIQKDDFNNLSQLQVLDLSGNCPRCYNVPFPCTPCENNSPLRIDLNAFDALTELQILRLHSNSLQYVPERWFKNINKLKELDLSQNFLAKEIGDAKFLHLLHNLVQLDLSFNYELQVYHTFMNLSDAFSSLKNLKVLRIKGYVFKELKSLNLSPLLNLPNLEVLDLGTNFIKIADLSIFKEFKTLKFIDLSVNKISPSGDSSEGGFCSNVRTSVEGHGPQVLEALHYFRYDENARSCRSKNKEAPSFLPLNEDCYRYGQTLDLSRNNIFFIKSSDFQDLSFLKCLNLSGNSISQTLNGSEFQPLVELKYLDFSNNRLDLLYSTAFEELQNLEVLDISSNSHYFQSEGITHMLDFTKNLKVLRKLMMNYNDIATSTSKTMESESLRILEFRGNHLDVLWRDGDNRYLKFFKNLLNLEELDISENSLSFLPGGVFDGMPPNLKTLSLAKNGLKSFKWDRLQYLTNLETLDLSYNQLKTVPERLSNCSSSLKKLILKNNQIRHLTKYFLQDAFQLRHLDLSSNKIQVIQKTSFPENVLNHLNILFLHHNRFLCNCDAVWFVWWVNHTEVTIPYLATDVTCVGPGAHKGQSVVSLDLYTCELDLTNFILFSFSLSAILFLMVVTIANHLYFWDVWYSYHFWKAKIKGYQRLASPTSCYDAFIVYDTKDRAVTEWVLDELVAKLEDPREKYFNLCLEERDWLPGQPVLENLSQSIQLSKKTVFVMTDKYAKTENFKVAFYLSHQRLMDEKEDVIILIFLEKPLQKSKFLQLRKRLCGSSVLEWPSNPQAHPYFWQCLKNALATDNHVTYSQVFKETA; encoded by the coding sequence GTGTTCCCACTGTGGACGTTGAAGAGACAACTTCTTATCCTTTTTAACGTGATTCTAATTTCTGAATTCCCTGGGGCTATATGGTTTCCTAAAACTCTGCCCTGTGATGTCACTCTGGATGCTCTGAATGCCCATGTGATCGTGGACTGCACAGACAAACATTTGACAGAAATTCCTGGAGATATTCCCACCAACGCCACCAACCTCACCCTCACCATTAACCACATAGCAGAcatctctccagcctccttccaCCGGCTGGACCATCTGGTAGAGATCGATTTCAGATGCAACTGTATACCTGTTCGGCTGGGCCCAAAAGACAACGTGTGCACCAAAAGGCTGCAGATTAAGCCCAGCAGCTTTAGTAGACTTTCTTATTTAAGAGCTCTTTACCTAGATGGAAATCAGCTTCTAGAAATACCTCGAGATCTTCCTCCCAGCTTACAACTGCTGAGCCTTGAGGCCAACAGCATCTTTTCGATCACAAAAGAGAATCTAACAGAACTGGCCAACTTAGAAATACTCTACCTGGGCCAAAACTGTTATTATCGCAATCCTtgcaatgtttcattttttattgaaaaagatGCTTTCTTaaatctgagaaatttaaaattgcTCTCCCTAAAAGATAACAATATCTCAGCCGTCCCCACTATTTTGCCGTCTACGTTAACAGAGCTCGATCTTTATAACAACATCATTGCAGAAATCCAAAAAGATGATTTTAATAACCTCAGTCAACTGCAAGTTCTTGACCTAAGTGGAAATTGCCCTCGGTGTTATAATGTCCCTTTTCCTTGTACACCCTGTGAAAATAATTCTCCCCTACGGATCGATCTGAATGCTTTTGATGCATTGACGGAGTTACAGATCTTACGTTTACACAGTAACTCTCTTCAGTATGTGCCCGAAAGATGgtttaaaaacattaacaaacTTAAGGAACTAGATCTTTCCCAAAACTTCTTGGCCAAAGAAATTGGGGATGCCAAATTTTTACATCTTCTTCACAACCTTGTCCAGTTGGATCTGTCTTTCAATTATGAACTTCAGGTCTATCATACATTTATGAATCTGTCGGATGCATTTTCTTCGCTGAAAAACTTGAAAGTTTTGCGGATCAAAGGATATGTCTTTAAGGAGCTGAAAAGTTTGAACCTCTCCCCGTTACTTAATCTTCCCAACCTTGAAGTTCTTGATCTTGGCACTAACTTTATAAAAATTGCTGACCTCagcatatttaaagaatttaaaacccTGAAATTCATAGATCTTTCAGTGAATAAAATATCACCGTCAGGAGATTCAAGCGAAGGTGGCTTCTGCTCTAACGTGAGAACTTCTGTAGAAGGTCATGGGCCCCAGGTCCTTGAAGCACTGCATTATTTCAGATACGATGAGAATGCAAGGAGCTGCAGGTCCAAAAACAAAGAGGCTCCTTCCTTCTTGCCTCTTAATGAAGATTGCTACAGGTATGGGCAGACATTGGACCTAagtagaaataatatattttttatcaaGTCCTCTGACTTTCAGGATCTTTCTTTCCTCAAATGCCTGAACTTATCAGGAAATAGCATTAGCCAAACTCTTAATGGCAGTGAATTTCAGCCTTTAGTGGAGTTGAAGTATTTGGACTTCTCTAACAACCGTCTTGATTTACTCTACTCAACAGCATTTGAAGAGCTACAGAACCTGGAAGTTCTAGATATAAGTAGTAACAGCCATTATTTTCAATCAGAAGGAATTACTCACATGCTAGACTTTACCAAGAATCTAAAGGTTCTAAGGAAACTGATGATGAACTATAATGACATCGCTACCTCCACCAGCAAGACCATGGAGAGCGAATCTCTTAGAATCCTGGAATTCAGAGGAAATCATTTGGATGTTTTATGGAGAGATGGTGAtaacagatatttaaaattctttaagaatCTGCTAAACTTAGAGGAATTAGACATCTCTGAAAATTCCTTGAGTTTCTTACCTGGTGGAGTTTTTGATGGTATGCCTCCAAATCTAAAGACTCTCTCCTTGGCCAAAAATGGGCTCAAGTCTTTCAAATGGGACAGACTCCAGTATCTGACAAATCTTGAAACATTGGACCTCAGCTACAACCAGCTGAAGACTGTCCCTGAGAGATTATCCAACTGTTCCAGCAGCCTCAAGAAACTCATCCTTAAGAATAATCAAATCAGGCACctgacaaaatattttctacaagaTGCTTTTCAGTTGCGACATCTGGACCTCAGCTCAAATAAAATCCAGGTTATCCAAAAGACTAGTTTTCCAGAAAACGTCCTCAACCATCTGAACATTTTGTTTTTGCATCATAATCGGTTTCTGTGCAACTGTGATGCCGTGTGGTTTGTCTGGTGGGTTAATCATACGGAGGTAACGATTCCTTACTTGGCCACAGATGTGACTTGTGTGGGACCAGGAGCACACAAGGGTCAGAGTGTAGTCTCTCTGGATCTATATACCTGTGAGTTAGATCTGACTAACTTcattctgttctcattttccttatcaGCGATTCTCTTTCTGATGGTGGTTACAATAGCAAACCATCTGTATTTCTGGGATGTGTGGTATAGTTACCATTTCTGGAAGGCCAAAATAAAGGGGTATCAACGCCTGGCATCACCAACTTCTTGCTATGATGCTTTTATTGTGTATGACACTAAAGACCGAGCAGTGACAGAGTGGGTTTTGGATGAACTGGTGGCCAAATTGGAAGACCcaagagagaaatattttaatttatgtctCGAGGAAAGGGACTGGTTACCAGGGCAGCCAGTTCTGGAAAACCTTTCCCAGAGCATACAGCTTAGCAAAAAGACGGTGTTTGTAATGACAGACAAGTACGCAAAGACTGAGAATTTTAAGGTAGCATTTTATTTGTCCCATCAGAGGCTCATGGATGAAAAAGAGGATGTAATTATCCTGATATTCCTTGAGAAGCCACTTCAGAAGTCCAAGTTTTTGCAGCTCCGGAAGAGGCTCTGTGGGAGTTCTGTCCTTGAGTGGCCATCAAACCCACAGGCTCACCCGTACTTCTGGCAGTGTCTGAAAAATGCTCTGGCCACAGACAATCACGTGACCTATAGCCAGGTGTTCAAAGAGACAGCCTAG